One Ranitomeya variabilis isolate aRanVar5 chromosome 4, aRanVar5.hap1, whole genome shotgun sequence genomic window, tggactgatctttcattccaaTTCAtgtaaaatgtgtcttcagtgaatacagactttctcattactgagagaggaggtgacagttggtgctcataaacttgtacggaggagggaggagctagtggaacacacagacgtCCTGAAGCAAGTTCTTGGAaaattacagttctccatagaactttctgagcaccaactgtcatctcctatcttagtaATGGGGAAAGTCTatattcactgaatacagatttttcctgatcagtccaggaggagaaagaagcagaattctTTGATATGACAAAGATGCTTATTTTTATGTGCACGATTTATTTATGAAGGGGGGACCTGACCGATAGTTACTCTCTAGTGGTCCGCACTGCTGAGGATTTATATACTCTGATCAGGAtacaagctgatgctctttctatttCACTTCTTGCATCTCTGCAGCCTGGCGAGCAGTGTCATGGGATAGATATGCCAGGGTATAGCACATTGCCCACCGCAGAAGATGGACATGTTGGAGAAACAGAAAGTGAAGCGGATGCGGGTGGACCAGATCTGTGAAGGTGAGCGGACCCGACGTCAGTCACTGACCACACATGGTCTTCCTGTGGATTTTTAATACCACTTATATCCACTCTGCCATTACGACCTTAACATTTATTAGGACTTAAATTTTGATACAGGTACTTTCTGTAATTCCTTGTGTTTTTAATAATGTCAGTATACCCCGTAGATTTTCATTGTGGGCAAaactttttataactttttgcATAGAATGACCCctatttttgtcttttatttccaagGCAAAATCTGAATTGGAGAATCTAGAGGCGACAATTGTAATGACTTCTCCGGATTTCCTTTAGCATCGCACAATAGGACTGACACTTCTCTGTAGATACAAGCCCTTTAAGCTGCCCCATATCATTTCCTATTGCACTGGCTCCTAAAATATTCCTCGTTGACGTTTGTTCCCGTGCCGTGACTACCACGTCCTTAGCCGGGCTCCATAATCTCTTTATATCTCAGTAGGGGGCACACCAGACCCTGCTTCCCAATCCTCCCTGCTGCACCATCTGCCGCTCACTCTGCAGCCAGGGAGCAGACTAAGCCGCAGATGTGCTGAGCGCGTCCTCGCGTCACGCCGGATATTACCGGCTCTGCACCTGCTTATTGTATATAAATAGGTGGCGCAGCCGCTGATCGCTGCCATACAGCACAACGCTATTAATAGGCCGGAGCGCTGTCCTCGAGCGGGGAGATGTCACTAGGTAGCAGATTATTCTGAtctgatgtagcagagcggagtttgtcaCTAAGCACCAATCCTCAAGATGCCTCATCAAtggtttacatgggactgcagataAAGCTAATGCATCAGATCCCTTTTAAagctacattcccacgatgagtttttggggAGTGTTTTTCTTTCACTGACTGACAAATTAACCTGTTGGGCTCACTGACAAACTCGCAGTTAACTCCTTCTGCATCCAGCAAGACAGTGAAACAGATTAAAGGCAAACTGTGCATCATTTTTAATGCCGCCCAATAGCAAAAATACGTTTTAGCCCAAAATATGTGcatttaggttaaaaaaaaaaataaaaatccccaaaaagtgaacaacccctttaactttgtgCCATAATAATGTCTCACGTTTTTTCTAGCTTGCTGTCCACTGTTGTTTAATAAAATCCATCATCATAATTAGCCGAGTTGTCTGGCATGTATGGGGGTAGGTCTTTATCTTTCCATAGAGTGGGTCTACAAGAAGTGGGTAATTCTCTTTTCTGTTAAACTTCATATGGACATGGCTGAACTTAAAGATCACCTCTGTGCTAAGGCAAGTCACTGAGTTTGAGAAACGAAGTTttagcacctatagtgctggcagaatgctaatgAGAGAGAACCACCTACTGTACACAAATGGGGTGGATTATAGGGTAAAGAGAAGGAGAATCGGGACAGGTCCTGGACATATTAGTCTGGTATGTGCACCAAAACCAGTGCACAATTTTCAGCCTCTGATATAGTGATCTAGATAAACCATTTTCACATTCCCAGTCCAGTACCGGCAGGATTCagtatggcgatgatgatgtcgctCTCGCATTAAGCCCGGGGCCACACTACCGTATAACAGTCGCTTGCTATGCAATAAGGCATCACGTAGCACACGTTGGAACAATGGTCTGGCTTCTTTGGTATTTGTGGTATCCGGTCTCAGCTTGGTGGTAGCTCACTGTTTTAATATTTATTCATGATGTAATTATTTGATGCACTATTTATCCTTTACAACACTGCCACTtgcttaccacaataaattttcccCCCATATTTAAAGAGTACCTGTTGCCAaacttttttaaaacatttctgattttttttaatttttttttaacttcgcCTCTTCATTGCAGAGATATTGGCAATCAAatatttaacatttaacttttagtTAACTGAAGAAGGGCATTTGTTTTCACAGAGGCGtgtccttcttctccctgtataacGACATCCAATCATAGGCTGGCAGCAACATACCAGTGCAGAAGGACCTGTGATGTCATCAGGGTCACGTGACCGGAGTTCACATGCCTTGCCGGGCCAGTGTGTGCCACCTGAATAAACACCGAGGATACATTGCACAGCACAGAAGTGTGGCAAAATCTGGAATTAATACTTCCACATGTGGTTTACTGGAAACACACACTACATTTTGTAGCCACGTTGCCTTGTAATGTAGATCTGTCCCTTTCaagatgataaatgtatgattgctggGGTACAGGCTGATATGAAAATGGATCCATCttcaaaaaaaacaacattttttgcttGTTTCTCAGACTTGAATGCtgaaaaaaaacacccaaaaaaaaCAATGAGCGTTCATTATGGTAGAAATCGTTATCGTGCCTCATGCCCCCATAGCAGGGACGGTCACAGTGCCCCCCCATACTAGACATCTGCAAGGCTGGAAAAGTTGCTTATGACCTGACCCTTTTGTCTGCCTTCTTTTGTGTTTCCTCCACTCTGGGCTGAGAAGGAGATGTCCTGATACTTGGAGAAGCCTCGATTAATAGCGGTTGGCCATAAATACAGACATTTACGTCTACAGATTAGCTTTATGAAGTTTGGCACAAAATTTGCTTCGAGGTACAAGGCTGTGTAATTATGTCAAGGCAATGTATCCATAAATTGGGCCTGATAATCACTTATGGGGAAACGTAGCAAACTACATGATCGTTACCAAACACCTCCAGTAAGCCAAAGACGTGTCCGCCGTAAAACATCACTACTAGTGACTTGCATTGGATTGCACATTTCTTGTAGCCCAGACCCGTGTTTCATGATGTTCCTGGTTACTTTGTTGTCGAGTCATTTTGAAACACTATCGCCGCTGCATTCATCATCTTCCTGTAATTTATTTATGGGCCCCTGGTGATCAGTAACAGATCCTGGTGCCCTCTAACCTGCTGTTATGAGATCGGTGCCCTTCTGTGGTGCTTTGTTCGCTTTTGTACCCCGATCCTTCAGTTTGTTCTTCGCTGTATTTGAAGACGCCTCTGCTTTGGAAACGGTGCTGACGTGAACGTTCGCAGGGAGCGATTACATTTCTGCAGAAATAGATACTTTATTTAACAGTGACACAGTCCGCCAGTCTTCAGACAGATTGAAAGAAGACCTGAAGCAGCGAGCGATACCTCTGAATATTCATTATTTTACATCTACGATTCTAATTGAAATTGTCTTCTTTTGCTGAGAAATGCTTTTTCACCATAGTAAGTGGCAGAAACAGTTCCGCCTCTCCTTCCGCAACAGTAGCAGCCACTGTACCGCCACCATCCCCTCCCTCCACAACAGTGGCAGCCACAGTACCGCCACTGCCCCTTCCCTCCACAACAGTGGCAGCCACAGTGCCACCACTGCCCCTTCCCTCCACAACTGTGGCAGCCACAGTACCGCCACTGCCCCTTCCGTCCACAACAGTGGCATCCACAGTACCACCACTGCCCCTTCCTTTCACAACAGTGGCAGCCACAGTACCGCCTCTGCCCCTTCCCACcataacagtggcagctgcagtacTACCACTGCCCCTTCCCACCACAACAGAGTGGCAACCGCAGTACCGCCATTGCCCCTTCACAACAGTGGCAGCCACAGTACTGCCATTGCCCCTTCCCTTCACAACAGTGGCAGCCACAGTACCGCCACTGCCCCTTCCCTTCACAACAGTGGCAGCCACAGTACCGCCACTGCCCCTTCCCTCCACAACAGTGGCAGCCACAGTGCCACCACTGCCCCTTCCCTCCACAACTGTGGCAGCCACAGTACCGCCACTGCCCCTTCCGTCCACAACAGTGGCATCCACAGTACCACCACTGCCCCTTCCTTTCACAACAGTGGCAGCCACAGTACCGCCTCTGCCCCTTCCCTCcataacagtggcagctgcagtacTACCACTGCCCCTTCCCACCACAACAGAGTGGCAACCGCAGTACCGCCATTGCCCCTTCACAACAGTGGCAGCCACAGTACTGCCATTGCCCCTTCCCTTCACAACAGTGGCAGCCACAGTACCGCCACTGCCCCTTCCCTTCACAACAGTGGCAGCCACAGTACCGCCACTGCCCCTTCCCTCCACAACAGTGGCAGCCACAGTGCCACCACTGCCCCTTCCCTCCACAACCGTGGCAGCCACAGTACCGCCACTGCCCCTTCCGTCCACAACAGTGGCAGCCACAGTACCACCACTGCCCCTTCCTTTCACAACAGTGGCAGCCACAGTACCGCCTCTGCCCCTTCCCTCcataacagtggcagctgcagtacTACCACTGCCCCTTCCCTCCACAACAGAGTGGCAACCGCAGTACCGCCATTGCCCCTTCACAACAGTGGCAGACACAGTACTGCCATTGCCCCTTCCCTTCACAACAGTGGCAGCCACAGTACTGCCACTGCCCCTTCCCTTCACAACAGTGGCAGCCACAGTACCGCCACTGCCCCTTCCCTCCACAACACTGCCAGCCGCTTTATGGCCATTGCCCCTTCCCTTCCCAACAGTGGCAGCCGCAGTCCCACCACTGCCCCTTCCCTCCACAACAGTGGCTGTCCCTGTCCCTCCACAACAGTGGCAGCCACAGTACTGCCCCTTCTCTTCACAACAGTGGCAGCCGCAGTGCCACCGCCACTCCCTCCACACTTCCGTGCGCCCTGCCACCCACTACACAACAGAGGTAGCCACAGTGCTGGCACTGCCTCCTACCTCTACAAGAGTGGTAGCCACAGTGCCCCCTGCCACATCCAGCATAACCTGATATTCTTGCCCCAGTCACTCTTTATGGATCCACCCTACCTGGTCTCTTAACCAGCTGTTTCTTGTTTCCCCGCCTCCATCTGTGGCTGGTGCATGACCTTGATAAACAACTTAGGTCTTTAGCGCTGTGATGACTTGATCGCGCTCCTGGTCTGAATGGGTGGTCCAAACCTCGCCCGAACATATCCAAGGCGACTGTTTGACCAAGTATCCTATACACCTCAATAAGGCTGTAGAGGTGGCACTTACTGTACATGCTCTGGAGGTCCCAACTGTTTGTTTATTGGGACTACCCCTCTAATTGGCATTTTCTCCAAGGGTCCTCTCGCTTTATAGGCCTGGAACGACCTCTCCTTGTTTGGGGTCTTCATATCCTAAATGGTTACAAAGAATGTCTTCCCTTACCCCTATGGAGGACTTATCCTGCCTTGGCTGTACAGACAACCAATGGGGGattgtgtaatacttcatttctcctgtggtggcactGTAGGAAATGTAAACGCGTACTGCCAAGTTTATGCAAAGATTAGAGCTGATCTCTGGGGGTCCCAACAAGAGGGCACTTTATGATAAGCTATGGGACTTTTCTATTACGTATGGATTGACCAAAGCAGAAAATTCCTTTTAGAAATATAGATCTATTTTTCACTTCCTTCTAACAAGGAAAACAAATCCTATAAATATTTCTCTTTCATGAAGATAAGTGTTTAGGCTGCTAAAAAGGTGAGTATCTTGCGGAGCATAGGCAGTATTGGActtcaatgtttaaaaaaaaataaataaattgaatatAAAATGTACCCAACACACAAGCTTTCTAGAATGTTCCGCTCCCTTCCTTCTGACGCCATGTAGGCGGAGATACAACTTGCAATATTTGTAATCCGTTGGTCATTGATGAAGGAGCTCTGTCTCCACATGAGTTTCTTACATAACGGGCATTTGCCGTGACCCATTTGGGAAAAGTTAAACGGCAGTGAATGGGTTAATGCCCGCCTAATCCCAATATGGCGAGCTAATGAGAGACCATCTGCTCCCTCCCCCCATCATCATATTAAAGTTCTGTGCAGCACGGACGTCGGGGCCAGGGTGCATCGTCTAACACATAGGGGAGTTCTCTTGTCTCTGCAGCGCCAAGTGTTTTCGCCAGGCGCAGAGGAACTTTCTGTATGGCAGAAATTACGGCCTCATGTCTGTGTGCTGTGTATTTGTCCTCTGCATATAGATTTAGGAATTACGGCGTGATCCTGCAGGGATTAAGGTCAGTGTGAGTTAGTGTGATGGGCAGGAATAAGCCGCTGGTTCGAGTAGTGACAAGCAGGATCAGGAAATTCATTACGCTAAGGATGCAGTTAAGTGTAAATGGATTTAGGACTTTAGGTGTCTTCCAGGTTGGGTTTCCTTCAGCCTGCGAAACACTAAATGCCCAGAGGGAACGATGCAGGAAATGTGATGCATGCTCCTTATTCATCGCCGCATATTTTGTTAGGGCCAAAGGTGGTTTCCGGGTTGCTAGATGCTGTAGCATTTGTAAGCGTAAAGGCGACTGCAAGCATTTAAAAACTGACCGCATGAGCCCATAAAATGTAATGAAACTATTCGCCCACCCGTTTTTCTTAACTGATCTGTGTGTCCGTTCATGTCCTATTCTAACGCGTTTTGGTGAATCAGTCTGGGGAAATGCATTAGAGGATCCATTTTTAATGGAGCCTCCTACAAGCGCATAGTCGTGCGAATGTGCCGTCCTACTGTAAGCAGGGGTTATTGTAAAGCACAGTATGGCAGGTCATTCTCCCCACTCCGTTATCAGATTAGCAGATTGTGGTTTAGAGCAAATAACCAAAGACTGACCGTctcttccaaacagaaaactggtgtgcaCAAGTAGCAGCATAACACTTGGCACATAAATTGGGCAATTCACGTATACCCAGCAGCCGCGATGAGGCAATTCTCTTTGCTAGGAACctatcctaatgtgaatcctcttctAGGttgaagcctacatttatatgggtagataggatcctgctgaattggccaatttatgcgctatgtacccatatatatgtatatatcttcacattaggcaggttcccagcaaagagAATCTCCTTATCACGGCTGCTGGGTATACATGAATTGTCCAATTTTTGCAGTAAGTAtcctcaatttttcctattttctggatcagtaatgtaattcagATTTCATgtgctatagtgctacagagtgcaactttatgtaTTTCAAGTTTAGAGCAGATTGTTGTGTGAAAGGGTCACTGAGTAAAACAGTGATGGATCTACAAACAGGCTGAAATGTCTATATTTTACTTTTTGGATATGTGAGCGTTGGACATCAGAAATGCTgcaaatttttgtagaaattctgTAGCAAAATGGAAAAATTTATCACTGAATTGTGTGGATTTTTATCTCTGAAATTTAATGGATATACCGGTTGGTTGGAAAAGCCGATCTGTGTGCTCATacattacaatttttatttttttttaaacttctgctCCAATTTTTACAAATTATACGTAAACCATCAAAATTTGCATTGAATTGTGGTAATGTACAGGAGTGGTCTTTTCAAAGAAAAATGAGGAACTGATAATCAGATCAGAAGAATGAAGGTAGAGGATATTTTGCCTTCCTTAGCTCCGCACCTCCTCTGCTGCAGATTTTACTCAACTTGTCAATGACGCGTTAATCCTCAATCCCCAAATCTCAGAGCGGAAAGCTGCCCACCATTGTATTGCAAAAAAGGAgacgcttcattttttattttttttttcctccatcccAATTCTATTTTTTGAGAATGAGACGTGAGCGACGCGGCACTCGGGGTGTCTGAGCTCGGCTGTCTGCGGTGTCGCTGGGAGGGTCTCTTCTGGGCCCACTCTGTGTCACGCAGGATTAGGGCTTTACAGGTTTTCTAATCTGCGCACAGTTATCCATACAAATAAAATGTCCCCTCCACATCCAGGCAAAGCCGGGAGGATTAGTAGCGAGCACCCAGTCTGTGCCTGAAGCCTGCTGAAACCACAATCCGCGGGGTGTTGTACGGTGTCGTCTTCTATTACCTGGGATTAATAATTCAGCCGATACTTTTGTAACACAAGCCGCCTGTTTCTGTTTGTGCCTCCGGAGAGCTCAGGTGCAGCTACGTCTGTTTTAttgtgtgcgttttttttttcttgtgttttttaatACGTGTAACAGAAGATTATAACCGAGACGATTCCTTGCCTCCTCCTCTAGCACAGTATCTAAgcggagaggttttttttttttttcttccaatgcCGGTTCCAAGCAAGCATACGAACATCAGCCGTTCTCGTAGCTGGGATGCTGCAGGTTGGCATGAAGGCATCTGGGAGGGAGACATCATCTCATCAGGATACCACCGAGCTGCCGGCATAAACAATTCTCTGACCTACAACGGAGAGGAAGCTTTTTACAAGCTGCCAAGCGGCAGATCCCGCGATATTATCGTGCCAGGCAGCTCGGAGATAAAGGCGGACGTCTGTTCCTACCCAGACGCATATATCCGAGGTCAGCAAGGTCACTTAGTGCGTCAAGATCGCAGACCAGGGAGGAATAACTCTGTTCCAGACTTCAGCTATCCTTACGAGAGACAGGTGGCAATGTCTGGGCGTGGATCTTTGCACACTCACGATTATTATAATGAGCCTTCTCTGTCGGGAAGATCCCTGGAGGATCCGCGTTATTATAGAGAACCAATGCTCAACCGTGTAGGACACGCGTATGGGCCCCCCGCCGGCCGGACAGTCTGGGATCAGACACCTGTACGTCCCTATCATCCGCAGGATGTGGGTCGCGTGTATAGAGATCCTGCAGGGAGAGTCATCGGTGATGGACAGCGTTCAAGGAGTCGTGATTCTTCCCCTGCCAGGTACACCATAGAAACGCCTAACCCCAGGTACGGCTCCGAGGCATCCACGTTTCCCAATAGACCGCTGTATAATGAGATGATGGAAAGATCCATTGATCCCTCGACAGGGAGGCAGACGGCTCCTACCTGCCTTGTGGTGGAGCCCAATGATGCGGCTGCTATGGATGGCACACTGGGGACTTCACCCATTTCAGCAAACCGTGGTTATCATGGTTCAGTGAGGGAGAACGTCGGTGCGAAGATGGCTTATGACACCTATGATAACTCCATAACTCCGTCTCATACCGGGATTCCTATGTCTCTCTCTGGATCCGAACTGAAGAGATCTGTGGACATGGAGTTCCTCGCGGTCCTGAGAAACGAAGGCCTCTCTGAAGGTACAATTAGCGCATTAATGCAGCAAGGATTCGACACGCCCAGTTCATTGGCTGTCATGGAAGAACACGACATTAAATCGGTAGCTGCTAATCTTGGCCAGGCGAGACTGCTTTCAGGTCTCATCAAGAGTTACCGGACAGATCTACAGATGCTGAGACAAGATCAACAGAAGAGCAACTCGATGAGATCCCGGGCTCGCTCCAACAGCTTCAGTCATCGCGGGGATCTGATGCGCACCGATTTCAATGCGCAGCCTCTTAACAGTCCTATGATGGACGGAGCTACTAATCCACCTCATTCCTTGTCTTTGCAACCAGTTTCTCCACGAATGGCTGAACTGAACCGGCGGCCATCTAGTGCCCCATCCCAGCACCTGTTGGAAACTGCCAGCTACCCAACTTGTGGAATGGGTGTCCAAAATCCACAGTTCATGCAAACTGCAGCATACTCTGTTCCTGCGCAGCCTCGACCTGCCTCTGCCTACCCATCCCAGTCTGGCATTCCTATGACTGTTGTGCACACCAATGTCAACACTGGGCCAAAGACGGcttaccctacaagctacactgtaCCCATGGAGCTGATGAAGAGAGAGCGCCTCCCACCAGTCTCTCCGGTGCACAGCCCACACTGCAGCCCACAACTACTACGCAAACAGGGGATCCATCTGGAGACCTCAATGAGCTTGGCACCGCATAATATAGCCAGTCAGCCCTCTCTCCACTCACCTTACCAAAAAGTAACCCGACGGACTGGACCACCCGTCATTGTCTCCACCATGGCGTCTCCAGAGCCAAGTAATTCTAATTTATTTCATTCTAAAATGTAGCCTGTGTCCAATTTTAGTAATGTGAATTGAAGTGATTGAGGCCACCACTTATGTCTAGTTTGTGTGTGTATAATAGATATCGGTAagtctattttattttattttttttatgctttccaACTAATTTGATATACTTTTATGTGACTTTTTTTAGTAGTATCTAAAATTGTATTTTTATAGTTCTATAGTGCCACTCTTCACGCGTGGCAGATTTGCTGCAAAAACTTCCCAACTTGGAAATTAAAATTTCATGTACGTGGTGAAAAAATAACTCGGATGTCGGCTAAACAGACTCCGCACTaccctgatgaggggcaaacaccctgaaataaTCTGTAGACGAGTTTCTGGCTTGGCTTTTATCCATGTTGCCAGACTCGTTTAATAGGGTAGTCAACTTTGCTTGATAGGACTTGGGAGACAGTTTCAAATCTGCTAGAGGGGTCATTTTCAcacttgaatgtttaaaaaaaaaaaaaaaaaaaaatttctaaaattTACTGAGTGATTATTTCCTCGTGGGGTGCAAGAGTGGGAGACTGCCATAGTTAAATCGCTGTACAAGAGTTACGAAGGTCTACGAGAGAAAGTTGTCTTGGTCCTCTTGTTCCGGGACTAAAGATGTAAGGTCCTAAACCATCAagtgtcccaatcctggcttttttcctcttttctttgCTGTTATGCATGCCACTGATCATTTCCATTGCAGTGGGTAGTAAAATGT contains:
- the CTBP2 gene encoding C-terminal-binding protein 2 isoform X1, giving the protein MPVPSKHTNISRSRSWDAAGWHEGIWEGDIISSGYHRAAGINNSLTYNGEEAFYKLPSGRSRDIIVPGSSEIKADVCSYPDAYIRGQQGHLVRQDRRPGRNNSVPDFSYPYERQVAMSGRGSLHTHDYYNEPSLSGRSLEDPRYYREPMLNRVGHAYGPPAGRTVWDQTPVRPYHPQDVGRVYRDPAGRVIGDGQRSRSRDSSPARYTIETPNPRYGSEASTFPNRPLYNEMMERSIDPSTGRQTAPTCLVVEPNDAAAMDGTLGTSPISANRGYHGSVRENVGAKMAYDTYDNSITPSHTGIPMSLSGSELKRSVDMEFLAVLRNEGLSEGTISALMQQGFDTPSSLAVMEEHDIKSVAANLGQARLLSGLIKSYRTDLQMLRQDQQKSNSMRSRARSNSFSHRGDLMRTDFNAQPLNSPMMDGATNPPHSLSLQPVSPRMAELNRRPSSAPSQHLLETASYPTCGMGVQNPQFMQTAAYSVPAQPRPASAYPSQSGIPMTVVHTNVNTGPKTAYPTSYTVPMELMKRERLPPVSPVHSPHCSPQLLRKQGIHLETSMSLAPHNIASQPSLHSPYQKVTRRTGPPVIVSTMASPEPSMTGIRPQTVNGPMHPRPLIALLDGRDCTVEMPILKDLATVAFCDAQSTQEIHEKVLNEAVGAMMYHTITLTREDLEKFKSLRVIVRIGSGYDNIDIKAAGELGVAVCNIPSAAVEETADSSICHILNLYRRNTWLYQALREGTRVHSVEQIREVASGAARVRGETLGLIGFGRVGQAVAVRAKVFGFNVLFYDPYLQDGTERSLGVQRVYTLQDLLYQSDCVSLHCNLNEHNHHLINDFTIKQMRQGAFLVNTARGGLVDEKALAQALKEGRIRGAALDVHETEPFIYAQGPLKDVPNLICTPHTAWYSEQASLEMREAAATEMRRAVTGRIPDSLRNCVNKEFLAMTTTQWPTIEQTGTNVDLNGAPYRSVCVQPLQGEKR